The Flavobacterium sp. 140616W15 sequence ATAGACTGGGCACAACAAGGACAAAGCCATGATGCAGTATTAGTAAGTTTCCATCCTAAAAACCATCAATTGGACTTAGGAGTAGCTTACAACTCTAACGCAGAAAACTTAATCGAAACTCCCTATACCATTTCTAATTATAAATCCATGCAATATGCTTGGTATCATACAAATGTTGATGCATTGGGCATAAGCTTATTAATGCTTAATACGGGTTATGAATATGCGAATCTAGAAAACAAATTATTAGTAGATTACAAACAAACCTTTGGAACTTATCTAACTTATAAAACTAAAAAACTTGATGCTAATCTTGGCATTTATGGGCAAACAGGTAAGAGTACAGACAAAAATGTTAGTGCATGGTATGCAGGAGCAAATCTTGGTTATGCAATAACTGATGCATTTAAAGCTTCGTTAGGATATGAATTCTTATCTGGAAAAGACACAAATGATGGAAGTACTGCTGTAAAATCATTCAATCCACTTTTTGGAACAAATCATGGATTTAATGGTTTTATGGATTATTTTTATGTTGGTAATCATCAAAACAGTGTAGGTTTACAAGATGCCTACTTGAAGTTAAGTTATACTATCAACAAGTGGCAATTTGCTTTAATTCCGCATGTATTTAATGCTCCTAATAAAGTTATAACCCCTACAAATGAAAAACTAGATTCTTATTTAGGTACTGAAGTTGATTTAACTTTTGGATATGCTTTTAAGAAAGACATAACAGTTAGCGGAGGCTACTCTCAAATGTTTGGATCTGAAACTTTAGAGTTTTTGAAAAACGGAGATGCTGGTCATATTAACAACTGGGCTTGGTTAATGATTGCTATAAATCCACGAATTTTTACTTCAAAAAAATAGCTTGTTTATAGTAAACTATACAATTTTCATATTTACCCTTTGCTTAAAATCAAAGGGTATTTTTTTTCATATTATTCATAAAATAATTGATTAATCATAAGATTGAGGAAAAACTTAACATTGGCATGTATTTTTATTGTTTACATTTACTTAACTGAAAGCTAACATTTTAAATATATTATTAATCTTTCATCATTACTAACTTCAGAACTTTTCAATTATAAAGCCAACATCATATGGAAAAAAAAGCAACAGAGGGTACTCCTCAAAATACTGACTTACCTGTAGCTGATACCGTTCAGCCAATTGTAGAAGATAAGAAAACAGAAACTACTCCAATAGTAAAAACGCCGACCAAAGCTCCAGTTAAAAGAACAACTGTTGCAAAAACACAAACAAAAACTACTACCGCTACAAAAGTTGCACAAAAAGCTCCTGTGAAAAAAGTAGCACCAGTTAAACCAACTGCTAAAACAGAAACCACAGTAGCAGAAAAAAAACCGCAAAGTGTTCCTGCAAAAAAAGTAGCTACCCCACCAGTAACTCTTCCAAAAACCAAAGAAGCTGTAACAACTGAAAAAACAATTGTTGCAACAAAAGAAAAGAAAGTTATAGCACCTAGCACAGGTACAATTGTTGGTGCGATAGACGAAATTATAAAGGACAAATCAAAAGATAAAAAGAAGAAAAAGATGAAAGAAAAAGACAAGGATAAAGAGAAAGAGAAAAAGAAATTAGCCAAGAAAAAGAAAAAGCTAAAAAGGATAAAAGAAAGAGAAAGCTAAAAAGCTAAGCTTAAAGCAAAAACAAAAAAGAAAGAAAAAGCTAAAAAGGCAAAGGAAAAAGCTAAAGCAAAAAAATAGCCAAGAAAAAGGCAAAAAAATCGAAGTCAAAATCGAAAAAGAAAAAATAAATTAAAATTTGGGTTTAACTTTAAAAAGTTAAACCTTTTTTATTTCCAAAAAATTCATCTCTTCTCAATAGAATATACAGCAAGCTTTTACATCATTGTATTCATATTGGCATCAAGATCATTTAACTCATCTGGTGAATTTATATTGGTAAAATTTAAACTTTGAGTTTCGTCAAAAGTTATAATTTGATGCGGTACTTTGGCAATTAGATTCATTAATTTCAAATCTCCCTGATTAATTGCTTCTTTAATATCTGGAAGGATTTTTTTTGCATAAATCCCAATCAAAGGATGCATACGGCTCTCTGATGATAAAACAGTAATTGAAGCTTCCTCATCATGCTTCTCTATCAACTCTGATAATAATTCAGTAGAAATTAAAGGAATATCACAACTTAAAATCATATTAAATTCAGTATCAGAATAATATAAGGCTGTATATATACCTCCCAAAGGCCCTTTATCAATTTCGATATCACTAATTTTTTTATACTCTAAATAGTCATAATCATTCCCATTTGTAACTAACTGTATATTAGTTGTAATTGGCAATATTGCCTTGATGATGTGTTCAATAAAAGGCTTGTCTTTAAATAAGACTAATCCTTTTTCTGATTGCATTTGGGAACTTTTTCCTCCACACAGAATAAAAACTGCAAGATCTTTCATATCAAAAATATATTTTATTCATAAAAACATTCCTTTTGCATCTGCTACCAAAAAACTAAGTAATTATAAATGAGCAATAAAACATATAAATTTAAGCTTAATTCTTTATACTCTCATACAAAAAGTGATCAAATAGCATTTGAAATTAACTTTGGTACACACCAAAGAGTTAATTGATATTCGAATGATAAATCCTTAAAACTATTCGATCAAAAAAACAATCATTAGCAATATTATTGATCCCTTTTTAAACGTATTTTCCATTTTTACAATTAAAAATGTATTAAAAAAACTTTTTATCATTAGTAATCACATTTTTTTTAAACATTACAAAATACAAAACAAACAACTAAAAATCAACACATTAAATACTAAAACAAAGCTTAAAAATTGTTCTATCCTATTTATTTTTAAAAATAA is a genomic window containing:
- a CDS encoding alginate export family protein, whose product is MKKIKNIALLLFGGISIGLQAQEFDANLQLRPRYEYRNGYKTLLPEGQAGTSFVSQRSRLNLNFAQDQLKVKLTLQNVRTWGDVANANVSDKNGVAVFEGWAQYDFDQKWSTRVGRQVISYDNQRILGEIDWAQQGQSHDAVLVSFHPKNHQLDLGVAYNSNAENLIETPYTISNYKSMQYAWYHTNVDALGISLLMLNTGYEYANLENKLLVDYKQTFGTYLTYKTKKLDANLGIYGQTGKSTDKNVSAWYAGANLGYAITDAFKASLGYEFLSGKDTNDGSTAVKSFNPLFGTNHGFNGFMDYFYVGNHQNSVGLQDAYLKLSYTINKWQFALIPHVFNAPNKVITPTNEKLDSYLGTEVDLTFGYAFKKDITVSGGYSQMFGSETLEFLKNGDAGHINNWAWLMIAINPRIFTSKK
- a CDS encoding molybdenum cofactor guanylyltransferase, translated to MKDLAVFILCGGKSSQMQSEKGLVLFKDKPFIEHIIKAILPITTNIQLVTNGNDYDYLEYKKISDIEIDKGPLGGIYTALYYSDTEFNMILSCDIPLISTELLSELIEKHDEEASITVLSSESRMHPLIGIYAKKILPDIKEAINQGDLKLMNLIAKVPHQIITFDETQSLNFTNINSPDELNDLDANMNTMM